AGTAAATTAATAACTAATCAACAAAACATTATAACAGGGACAGTATGGACATTGAAGAGATTAAAAAATGGTATATAGAAGCACTGAGTAAGTATGTGGAATTTTCCGGCCGAGCCCGGAGACAGGAGTTTTGGACCTTTACATTGGTTAACTTTGTAATTTCTGTTATTCTTGCAGTTCTGGATAGTATGATTGGAATGGGGTTCGGGTTCATCGGTACACTGTTTAGTCTTGCCATTATTCTTCCAAGTATTGCAGTTGGGGTTCGCAGACTCCATGATATTGGAAAAGAGGGATGGTGGCTTTTGATTGGATTGATTCCCATTATTGGTTTAATCGTGCTGATCTACTTCTACGTTCAGGATAGTGAACCCGGCGCGAATGTATATGGGCCAAACCCGAAAGGAATTTAATCCGCAGCAGATCATTATTAATCACATATAAAAACTGACATGGAAGAAAAAAATAAACCCGATGAATTTCCTGAAGAAAAACAAAGTACTACTTCAGGCGAAGCTGATGTAAGCCAGGTAAGGCTGTTTGGAATTATAGGATATATTTTCCCAATTCTGTTTTTCCTGCCGTTAGTAACGGAGGCAAAAGACAACACTTTTGCCAAATATCATGCGAACCAACAACTGCTGCTATTACTTTTCCTGATTATTGGAAATACGGCTGCAAGTATATTAACTGTTATTCTGATCGGATTGCTCATTTATCCGATTGTGTGGATCTACGGCCTTGTTTGTATGGTGTTGGGAATACTAAATGTTGTAAATGACCGGGAAAAACCGCTTCCCATTATTGGAACCATTACCACACTCATTAAATAACTCAACAGGGATGATATTGGAAAAGCCTTTTCATAATTATGGAAGGGCTTTTTTTATGATCTCGATTGTTTATACTATGCTTTTTATGGAATGAATAATTTTACAGAGTCATAGGATGAGTACACAGACTGTTTGTAATAATCCAGCAAATTTACTGGTCTGATGATTGTAAGACAAAAGGGTTGTACACCCCTCCCGCCTAAAGGCGGACTCCCCTGAAGGGGAGATCCCTATGAAAAATAATTGCTAACGAACGATATAAAATATGATCAAAACAAAATCTATTGCATTGTCTGCCATTGCAGCCTCGCTGGCTGGGTTTCTTTTTGGATTTGATACCATCGTCATTTCCGGTGCCGATCAGCCGATCCAGGAACTCTGGCAAATGAGTGATCTTTTTCACGGGACGTTCATTATGTCGATGGCGCTTTGGGGCACCGTAATCGGAGCTATCTTTGGAGGCATTCCTTGTGATAAATACGGAAGACGAAAAACACTTTTTTGGATAGGGGTTCTATATTTATTGTCGGCGTTGGGTTCCGGTTTAGCACCTGACCCGTACATTTTTTCCATCTCCCGTTTTATTGGCGGATTAGGTGTGGGGGCCTCATCTGTAGCAGCACCGATCTACATTTCAGAGATAACCCCTGCAAATAATCGCGGCAAGCTTGTAGCTTTATACCAGTTCAACATTGTATTCGGAATATTGATTGCCTACCTGTCTAACTACTGGATTGGAACGAGCCTGGGTGAAAACGCCTGGCGCTGGATGTTGGGAGTTGAAGCGATTCCGGCTGCAATCTATGCACTTTTTGTGATTGGTATTCCTGAGAGTCCCCGCTGGTTAGCTATCAAACAAAATGATGAATCGACCGCCAAAAAGATATTGAAGCAGCTTAATCCTAAAGCGAATATCGAGAAGATGATGACGGAGATTAAGAGTTCCGTTTCGAGTGATCCGGAAGCATCAAAATTCTTTTCCGGGCGGTTCAACTTTCCCATTATGCTGGCGTTTTTGTTCGCTTTTTTCAACCAATTATCAGGGGTGAATTTTATTCTCTACTACGCTCCGCGGATTTTTGAACAAGCCGGAGTTGCTGCCAGTGATGTTTTGGGAGCCTCTGTACCGATCGGAGTTGTGAACCTGATTTTTACTCTTATTGGAATGTACCTGATCGACAGAGCCGGGCGAAAATTGCTGATGTACATCGGCTCTTTTGGATATATCGGCTCGTTATTGGGTGTTGCGTGGGCATTTTATACCGGTGCAGAAGGCGTGATTGTGGTTGCATTTCTGTGTGCTTTTATCGCATCTCATGCCATTGGACAGGGAGCCGTGATTTGGGTATTCATTTCTGAGATTTTCCCCAATGCCGTACGGGATTACGGGATGTCTCTGGGATCAAGTACACACTGGATTTTTGCCGCAATTATTGCACTGATCACCCCGACAGTTCTGAGTACATTTTCGGGAGCCCAGATCTTTTCCTTCTTTGCATTCATGATGTTCCTGCAACTTCTCTTCGTTTGGAAACTGATGCCGGAAACCAAGAATATCACTCTCGAAGAGATGGAAGTGAAACTGGGAATCAGCCGCGAGGTGCTGGAAGAGGTTGTGGATAAGGATAAACTTTGATGTGTGATAAAAAGATTAGTAGAAAAGGGATGAGTTAACACACTGTTACGTTACCCATCTGACGGAAAAAACAACCGTCTGATGGGATTTATAAAGCTTTTGATGGCGCGAGCGTCTCGCTCGTGCCCGCAAATAAAGTTTATCTCCCTGCCTGGCGCAAGTGTTAAATCCGGTATTTCAAATTTTAAATTGGAATAAAGTTAGATCATCTCTTGCTACAAAAATTTCTCTACAATCAGTAAGACAAGGATGTCACTTGTGCCATTCTTTTTGCAAAGGGTAAGGGACATAAGCGACGCTTTCGCTTAACATTTACGCCAGTCGAGGGCACGCGCATACACCCAAACGCATCTTACCAAGCGTTCCAAAAAGGAACGCATTCGATTCATCTGAGTTTGTTCGATTTTTGCCCACCAGACCTTCCTGACGGAAGGCAGGCTCTGCTGTTTCCGGAATTAAATTACGAAGAGGAACACAGAGTTTGACGTTTTCTTAGAAACACTATTTAAAATCAGTGCAAGATTACCCTTTTATGAACTGATTGATGTTCCCTTATCGTATATAATAGTGAATTCACCGACAGTTGAATCAAATTTTTTCTGTTAATAAAACTAAATTAAGAAACACATTTGTGTTCAGAAGTCGCTTCAAACAAATGATTTAATCCTTAATCCATATAATTCAATTTCCAAATCCTATGCGCACCCTTCAATCGCTATTCTTCGTCTTTTTTCTTGCTGCAGTTACCGTTTCAGCCCAACCGGTGGAGCCCCCAATGATTTATCAATTCCCATACCTTTGTCCGAATTGCAATGAGGAGATGGAGATAACGATTCGGGTATCTGCCGACGGTACATCTATCATAGAAAGACAAACAATTTCAACAACTCCCATCGTTGATCCGGAGTTTGATGACAGCGATTATCTTCCGGGTAATCTGATCTCCGGTCCGATGACCAACGCCCGTACGGGTAAGATTCAGCACTGGGAAATGGAGATAGGAACAAAATTTATAGAGGTTTGGGAGGATATTTTGCCTGAAATGGGAGAGCGATATGTTGATGAAGATTTAACGAAAGCGGTAGATGAACCAGGAGAATCGAGCTGGAGTGTAGATAATTTGACGGTACATGTTGAAGATACGGGTCAGCAGGAGACGATACAGGGATTCCCGGCCACTATTTATGAGGTAGAGGTACGTTTTGAAAAGACGGATTTTAATCCTGATGGAGAGGAGACGTCACGGGATGAAATGAACTACCAGTTTCAACTTTGGCTGTCTGAGGAGATGCCCTTCACTCCACTTCCATTTCACTACGCACCATTTAAAGAGAAACGAATACCACCCTATAATCTCTCCCCGATTAATGATCTTGTGATCTCAACAATGCTCGACAAGATAAAGGACAAAGGCGGATTGGTAAAAAGTAAGCTTATAGTTGAGGATGAGGAGTGGACGGTTGGATTGAAAAATGTACGGGCAACACCTCCAGTGCCCATGCATAAGTTTGAAGATCTGCCGGTTGTTTCTGCATCGCAGGTTGATAACTTTGCAGGTCCGCTTTTTATCGTTTCAATGCTTCGGGATGGAGAACTGAGTGAGATGGGCAGCGGTACTATTCAATTTGATGACCGGGAAATATCAGCCAGAAGCGCATGGAAAGTGAATGATGAGGGAGACCTTGTAATTGTTGTAACGGCGGAGGATGAAAACACAACTTTTTTTCTCGTCAGGCCCTTGAAAGGGTTACCCGGTGTAGCAACATTTGATGTAAAAAACCGGCCTGAAAGATCTGTTCTACGGTCGATGAGTGAAGAAGAATTAGCAGAACATTCGAACTCGTTTCAAATGTATGGTCTGGTTTCCGGGGAACCATTTCCAACAGTAATAACCGGTTTTCAGTCGGGAAGTGTAACCATTGAAAATGCAGGTAATGATATTATAAAAGGCCGAACAAGCGGAGAGGTTTTAGCGCTTCCGACGGATCAGATTTCTGAAATCGAAGCTACCCCTTTTGAAATCACATTCACGTCAGAATCAGGGCTGGAGAAATTTCAGTTCAGAAGTCCCGAGGCGAGGGTTGCAGGGAGGTAATTCAATCAAGGAACAAGTTGGGATTTAAAAAAAGCATAAAGCATCAACTAATTTAAAAATCTTTCACATCTGCCCATCATTTTGTTATTTGAGAGAAATCAAAATAATTGGGTGTGTATGATCAACAGAAAAGAATTTTTAAAACGAATGGGCGGCACGGCAGCGGCATTAACAGCCGTCCCGTTTCTGAATCCGGAAAAGACAGCAACAGTTGCAAACGATTTAAAGCAGTTTTCGGGCAACCCTGAGGAGATCGCCCGAAATGAGGATTTTTGGCGCACGGTTCAACATGCGTTTACGGTTGACCGGAGTCTGATCAACCTGAATAACGGGGGCGTGAGTCCGGCTCCTGAAATGGTGCAGGCAGCCATGAAACGTCACCTGGATTACATGAACGAGGCTCCGGTTTATACCATGTGGAAGGTGTTGGAACCGCAGAAAGAGGCGGTCAGGCAGCGCCTCGCCGGTAATTTTGGAGTAGATCCAGAAGAGATCGCGATCACCAGAAATGCTTCCGAGGGATTACAAATCTGTCAGTTTGGGTTTGATCTGAAGGAAGGCGATGAAGTGTTGACCACCACGCACGACTACCCGCGAATGATCAATACCTTTAAACAACGAGAGCGGCGGGAGGGGATCAAACTGAAACAGTTTTCACTGCCGATTCCAGCCGAAGATGACGACGAGATTGTCCAATTGTTTGAGGAGAATATCACACCAAAAACAAAACTGATACTGATGTGCCACATCATCAATATTACAGGACAGATTCTGCCTGTAAAAAAAGTGGTAAACATGGCTCGCGAAAAGGGAATTCCGGTCATTGTGGATGGAGCTCATTCCTACGCCCACTGGGATTTTGACCACTCCGATCTGGACTGCGATTACTATGCAACAAGCCTGCACAAGTGGCTCTTTGCACCTATCGGATCGGGAATGCTCTATGTGAAGAAAGATAAAATCAAAGATCTGTGGCCTCTGATGGCGGCCCCCGAGCAGAAAGAGGACGACATCCGTAAGTTCGAAGAGATCGGTACCCATCCCATTGCCAATTTTCTCGCCATTGCCGAGGCGTTGACTTTTCATCAAACCATCGGCCCGGAACGAAAAGGTGCCCGCATGAAATACCTGACCGATGTGTGGGTGGACCGGCTCATCGATCATGAAAATTTTATCCTTCACACCAGCCGCGATCCGAACTATGCCTGCGGCATTGCTACAGCACAGATCAGAGGAGTGGATAGCAGAGATCTGTCGAATTATTTGTGGGATGAGCATCATATACTGGTTACACCGATTATGCATCCAGAGTTTGAAGGGATTCGGGTCACACCCAGCGTGTATACAACCATGGAAGAGCTGGACCGGTTTAGTGCTGCCATGCAAAACGTACTGGAAAATGGAATATAGGAAACCGCGGAGAGGCAGCAGAAGTATCAGCAAAGTTTCAAATAGTCTCAAAAAAGCATCTGCGTTCTCACAAGCGATTCTGCAGCTGGCTTTATGACAATAACATCTTAAAATGTCATACAAAACAAGACTTCTTAATCTGCATCAGTTCTTACTTTTCGCCTATACTCTCATGCGTGAAAGAACCACCTGACCGAACCATCATTCAAACAAAAAACGCACCGGCTGCTATTGGCCCCTACAGCCAGGCAATTCTGGTTGGGAATACGCTTTATGCGGCTGGGCAAATTGGACTTGTACCGGAATCCGGAGAATTGGTGGGTGAGGACCTTGAATCGCAGACCCGGCAGGCACTCCACAATCTGCAAGCTGTTTTGGAAGAAGCCGGTTTTACAATGAATGATGTTGTTTCCGTTGATGTGTATCTCAGTGATCTTAATGATTATTCAGCTTTCAACGAAATCTATGCCGAATACTTTTTAGAAGGCCGTCCGGCAAGAGGCGTGGTGGAGGTGTCAAGAATACCAAGAGATGCGAAAGTAGAGATTAAGCTTGTTGCTGTAAGATAAATAGAAAAGCCCGATTCGATCTGAACCGGGCTTAGGAAGTTACAGTTGTGAAGATCGTTATCTACACAGCAGAAAACTCAATTTTCTCAGCCTCAAAAGCTTCATCGAGCGGTGTATCTGCGATGTGATTGGTGTAGTTGCTAATCGTTTTAAGTGCAGCAATCAGGTTTATCTCCAACACATTTTGCTTTGTATATCCGGCGTCAATGAATGCCTCTATCTCGGAATCATCCACGAAACCGCGTTTATTTATAACGGCTCTAACGAAGGTTACCAGTGCGTTATACTTTTCATGGGGGACAGATTCACCATTTCGTACCGCATCAACAATCTCACGATCTACATTTAACTGATTTTTCAAAATGGTTGAGTGAATGGCTGAGCAGTAGTGGCATTCATTTTCAATGCTGACGGTCAAAATGGCCAACTGCTGTTCTTCTGCACTGAAACTGGTTTTTCCAACAATCTCGTTGAGTTTGAGGTATCCTTCCAACACGGCAGGAGCCTCTGCAAATTCGCCAAGTAAGTTGGGAACAAACCCAAAGTTCTCTTTGGCTGCATTTAGTAAAGGTTTCGATTCTTCAGGTGCGTTTTCTGTAGTATAGATTGTAAAGTTCATAATGGTTTATTTGGTTTTATTTGAGGATTAAAAATGCTTTGTTTTAGTTGTCGCGATTTCGAGATAGTCATTTGTTGAGGATTGTCCCCCTTTGAAGGGGGCAATGGGGGATGATTTCATAAGACATGATTTTGATTTTCAAATGTGATTTCAAATAAGGTTCGTTTGGTCATCCCCCTGAATCAACTTTGTTGATTCTTTCCCCCCTTCAAAGGGGGAATTTCCTTATCACGAATTTGAGTTAGTCAGAAATTGTTTTTTCAGGCCCTTTCAAATCCTGATTAACCAGGAAAATGAGTGGAATTGCAAATGCAAAGTGACGCAGCAGTGTCACCACAGGTGTCATGGCGGATTGATTCAACCCTGCAACTCCGGCGCCAAGTAACGGCAGCATAAAGAGCCATACCAGGGCGATCGTTTCAGCCGTCACAAAGATGAACGGGCGTACCCAATGCGGACCCCACAGATGCGGTGCGATGGCACTATAGAGAATAGCAAGCAGTACCCCGTTTCCGTAGTGACCAAAGATTCCATAGACAAATCCAAGTCCTGTTTTTTGTCCGAGCAGCCCGGGAATATCCCACCACTGTCCTGTAAAGATGAGTCCTACAATATCAAACAAAATGGTACCTAAAACTCCGGCAATAATTGCCTTCGTCCAGTTTAGTTTTTTCATAGCGTTTTATGATTTAGTTCTGTTTTCAATTCGCTATGATGATACATGAATACTGCGGGCATGCGAATGACCGGTTTTCCCGTATACTTACCAATTCTTCCCTTATTTACTGTTTTGCACTTTTTTTACGATAAGCTGAGGGGGACATTCCTGTTTCTTTCTTGAAAAAACGACTAAAATGGGCCGGTTCCTCGAACCCCAGTTCAAAGGCGACCTCCTTCGCAAACTTATGAGTGTTTAAAAGGTTCTTCTTGGCTTCCATCACCAGGCGATAATGGATCATCTCCAGAGGGGTTTTTTGGCCGGCTGCTGCAAATACATTTGATAATGTTTTTGGTGATTTATGCAGCATATCGGCATAGTTTTTTACCTGGTGGTGCTCTTTAAAATGTTGTTCAACCAGGATGTTGAACTGTCGTATCAGCTCAGTATTTTTTTTACCTAAATTTTCAGGAAAGAACTGTTTACGGGCCAGCCGGGTACTTTTAATGATGAGCCGTTTTAAAAGCATTCTCAGCATTTCGCCCTGGATATTATCACGGGTGTTCAGTTCATCTTTAAAGACCTGGAACAGAGTTTCAAATTTAGGTTTCTCCCCTTCATTTAGCTGAACTACCGGCCGTTCAGAAGATCCCCAAAAGAGTAAGCCTTCGCATGATACTTCATCATCATTTTCGTGAATACAGTAAAATTCACGGTTAAACAGCAGTATAAAGTACTCGCCGTCAAAGGTTGAATAGTCGGGGTTTTGAAGCGGGGTGAGGCAGATCAACTGATCTTTTTTAAGGGAGATACGTTGTCCGTCAGCTTCAAATGGAAAGTCTGGCCCCCGATTCCAGATCACTTTAAAAAAATCGCTTTTATTATATGGGTGAAGATCTGCCTCCTGATCAGCCAGCAGAATCTGTCCTCCAAGTTCTGGATTCCGGTATGTGTAAATCATCGAATGAGACTTTCATTGTTTTATAAAGAGTCTTATAGATGATTCAGAGGGGAGATTTCTTACTGTAGTTAAATTATATTCTTCGTTAGGGTGAATCAATTATCGGGAATCAATACAAAAAGCATTTAAAAATTTAGATATCAATACTATCGTTATATCTTAACGGATCAGTTAATTAATGTAGAGTAACAAAACTTATGGATTCTTCAGAACAAGAAGAGATGAAGCAGGTGATCCTTGAAAAAATCGAGGACACCGAACAGGAAATTGAGCAGTTGAAGGAGTTAACGAAACCGATTCAACCCGATGCTGCTTACGGACGTCTGTCCCGGATGGACGCCATCAACAATAAAACGATTAATGATGCCGCATTAAGGGAGCAAAAGAGCCGTCTCCAAAAACTGCAGCGGGCTTTGGAAAAATTGGAAAAGGGTAACTACGGAACTTGTGTTAAATGTGGAGACTCTATACCCCTTGGCCGTCTTAAGTTTATGCCCTGGACTACAAAATGTGTGAAATGTGCTTAATGTAATTTCATCTTTAAGAGACTTTGCAAAATTCAAACCCAGTGTCATTCTGAACTTGGTACCTGTTTAGCGATCTGACAGACGAAAAAAGCCATCTCGGCACAGACCTTCGCCCCACCCTTCGCCCCTTCCCGCGGGGGGGTGGGGAGGGCGAAACAATGAATGGCCTGGAACAAGGAGTCTTTCACGCGCTAAACACGTACTGAACTTGATTCAGAATCACCAAGCTTTTTTTATGAGTGGAGATCCTGAATCGAGTTCAGGATGACTCACTCGGTTTTAAAAAGCCTATTAAATGACTCACACTCTTATCATTCAATAAACGAACTTACTGAACCTGTGTGTGTTACCATAAGCTTGTGCATCGCTCGTGTACAAGCGATGTAAAGCATGCTCCGATCTACTTCGGTTTTATAATTTTTATGATCCACATACGGTACAATTACCCGGTCGAATTCGAGTCCTTTTGCCAGGTGGGAGCTTGTAATCAAAACTCCGGATTCCAGGACATTGCTTCCCGGTGAAAGCAGGTGAATGTTTTCTGTGTGTTTCTTCAGATAACGATGCAGTTTTTTAGCCTGTTTTTGTGTTTTACACAGTATTCCCAGAGTATTTTGATCGGAGGCTTCAAATTCCCTGACGTTTTCCAGAATGGCTTTATGTTCATCTCTTGTTTTATCAAAAGCTAAAACCACAGGCTCCTCACCGTATCGCTCAACCGGGTCTACATCAGCCCGGGGAGAGATCTGTTGCGTAAACTTTGTAATCTCATATGTAGAGCGATAGCTCTTGGTCAGTGTTACAGCATCTGATTCAGAAAATATATTTTGAATATCTTCAGAAGAGGTAGAACTGTATGGATTTACATTCTGATTCGCATCTCCCAAAATTGTTTTGTTGCAGGGAAATAAGCGGGAAAGAACAGCGTATTGTACAGCCGTATAATCCTGCATTTCGTCTACAATAAGGTGTTTTACTTTGCCAAATGAATCAACTCCCTCAAGTTGTATTTTTAGATACATGAGGGGAAACAGATCGGAATATTCAAACGTAGATCGTTTGGCGTATTGGAACATCTCAGGGTTTTCCAGCCAGTCATAAAAACCTTTATAGAGGACCCGCAGATTATCGCTGCCCATCATCGCTTTTACCTGTTTGCGAATCTCTTTTTTCTCTTCCTTTTTCAGCGTGTATTTAAATTCGCGCTTTGCTTTATTGATCACATCTGTTGCAATGGCGGTTTGTCTTCGCATTAGCGGCAGCTGAGAATTTGCATTATAGCGCTGGCGGAGATACCGGGCAGAGATCGTTTTAAAACGGATCTTAATATCATGAGCCTGGAAACGATTTCGTTTAAGCCATGCTGCATAGTTATTTAGTTTCGAAAGAAAATCTGACGTTGCTTTATATTCAATACGTTTAATAAAGTTGGGATCGTGGTCTTCCAGCAGCTTATTTACCTGGTCGAAAAAACCTTCGAATTTATATTTGTCACCCAGCACACGATTCGCTAACTCCTCCATCTCCATTTCGGGAATAGTATCTTCTCCCAACTCCGGAAGTACGTTCGATATATAGTTTGAAAACACCTTATTGGGAGAGATGATCATAATATCCCGCGATGTGAGCGAATCTTTAAACCGGTACAACAGAAATGCAATTCGGTGCAGTGCAATGGAGGTTTTACCTGAACCGGCAACACCCTGGATAATCAAAACCGGAGAGGTCTCATTCCGAATAATTGCATTTTGATCCCGCTGAATAGTGGCAACAATGTTCTTCATCTTGTCATCGGCGGAACGGCTCAGCTCTTTCTGCAGCACATCATCACGAATGTAGAGATCCGATTCCAGCATCATCTCCATCTCTCCGTCAATGATGCGGAACTGACGCTTCCGTTCAATCTCTCCTTCCCGTGTACCGGTGGGAGCTTCAAATGAGGCCTGTCCCGGTTCAAAATCATAAAACATACTTGAAACGGGTGCGCGCCAGTCGTGGATCAGGTTTTCATTTTCTTCCTCATCAAAAAAAGAGTGAATACCCACATAGATGGGATCGGCGTTTGATTCGTTCACCTCCTTAAAATCAATTCTGCCGAAATAGGGAGTTTTGATCAGTTTTTTGAGCCGCTCTTTGTAAGCCACAGCTGCTTCACCGGATATTGCCTGCATATTCACCGACTGTTTGATAGATGCTTTTTCCGCGGCATCCATTCCGGTTTTATTTTCATAGAGATAGTTTTTCTGCTCCTGAAGTTCTTTATGCTGCCGGTTTACATTTTCATCAACATTGATGTAGGCATCTTCAAGCTTTTCTATGATTTCGTCCAGGTACTTTCTCTCGTCCGCTTCGGTGGGGTTAAACATCTGTAATAGTTTTTCTGAAATTTTACAAACGCTTAAGGTAAGGAGTAATTGCGAGAAGATGTAGGAATTTCAAACAATTTAAACCATTAGAAGAGTAATAACATGCAGTGGGATAGCAGTCAATAATACCGTTTACTTCAGATGACTGCCGCCAAAAAAGTCTTTTTTAAAAGAAAAATTAAGTTATAGTGATGGTTTGAAGAGTTTTTTTCTTACTTTGGTTGTCACCTTTCCCAACGGGGGCTGATTTTATTCTCTGTGTATAGCAAGACGAAAGTAAGCAGGGTGTTAAAATTAAGCTTCACGGCAGTCATCCTTTTAGCCAGATTAATTGTAGTGCTTCCGGCAGACATTCGTGAACTATGGAAAGCATTCGGGTATAACTACATACCCAGAGATAGCGAAGCGAGCCGTTTAATCTTGTTGAATAGGATACAATAAGCTTATAAGGAGAGAGTTTATGAGAGGGTGAAATCTATTGACTCTAAACCGGGACTGTAGCAGGAGAGAACAAGTTACTCTATCTAAATGAGCTTTACGGCTTTTAAATGTTTATAAAGTATTAACATTTATTGCTGCAGAATAAACCCGAATATATTTTCAAATGAAACTTTCATTTGTGTACAGAAATTTTAAAAAAGTGAATTATGATTAAGGAAGTGATTGATAAATTAAAATCAAGCCGTAAATCGGAATCCGAAAGGTTACTTGAACGCCGGCGAGCCGTTGTGGCAAATGGTGTTGGAGTATTTAATACGGCGACAGTTGCATCGGCATACGGGGCTACTATTACTGACGTGGACGGAAAAGAGTGGATCGATTTTGCCGGAGGGATCGGAGTGGTAAATGCAGGCCACTGTCCCGAATCTGTAGTAGAGGCTATCCAGGAACAGGCTGCGAAGTATATTCATACCAGTTTTAATGTGGTTACCTACGAACCGTATCTGGAACTCTGTGAAAAACTGATAGAAATTTTGCCTCATGGTAAAGAGACCAAAGCGATGCTGGTTAGCACCGGAGCGGAGGCGGTGGAAAATGCGATCAAAATAGCACGTCAGGCTACGAAACGTCAGGCGGTTCTTTGTTATACGGGAGCTTTCCATGGGAGAACAATGATGGCCATGACTTTAACCAGTAAAATCGATTATAAACGCAATTGCGGGCCGTTTGCACCTGAAGTGTACCGGCTGCCATTTCCGAATTATTATCGGTATAACCGAAAGGGAGATATGGACGAATTTGTGAACCATGAGCTAAAGCGGCTCCATGAAAGTTCACGAAATGTGGTTGACCCTGATAACCTGGCTGCCATTATCATTGAACCGGTGCAGGGCGAAGGCGGGATTAATCCGGCCCCTGCAAAATATTTGGAAGGCCTGCGGAAGTTCTGCGATGCGCACGGAATTATGCTGATTTTTGACGAAGTACAGAGCGGTTTCGGGCGAACGGGAAACTGGGCCAGCTGGCAGAATTATGGAATTACACCCGATATCTCCACCTATGCCAAATCTTTGGGATCTGGAATGCCAATCGCGGCTGTATTGGGTAAAAAAGAGGTGATGGATGCCGCAGCGCCCGGAACCATTGGCGGAACCTATATCGGGAATCCCGTCTGTTGTGCCGCTGCACTGGCAACTATCGAGTATATGAAGGAGATCGACCTGAATAAGCGGGGAGTGGAAGTAGGTAAAATTATACGAGCACGGCTGGAGAAACTTCAGGACAAGTGCCCTCAGATTGGAGATGTAAGAGGGCTTGGAGCCTTCCTTGCCGTCGAGTTTGTTAAAAACGGAGATCCCCGTCAGCCGGATGGCGAAATTACCGGGAACATTGTAAAAGCATGTGCAGAGCGAGGACTTGTT
The Balneolaceae bacterium genome window above contains:
- a CDS encoding 3'-5' exonuclease produces the protein MFNPTEADERKYLDEIIEKLEDAYINVDENVNRQHKELQEQKNYLYENKTGMDAAEKASIKQSVNMQAISGEAAVAYKERLKKLIKTPYFGRIDFKEVNESNADPIYVGIHSFFDEEENENLIHDWRAPVSSMFYDFEPGQASFEAPTGTREGEIERKRQFRIIDGEMEMMLESDLYIRDDVLQKELSRSADDKMKNIVATIQRDQNAIIRNETSPVLIIQGVAGSGKTSIALHRIAFLLYRFKDSLTSRDIMIISPNKVFSNYISNVLPELGEDTIPEMEMEELANRVLGDKYKFEGFFDQVNKLLEDHDPNFIKRIEYKATSDFLSKLNNYAAWLKRNRFQAHDIKIRFKTISARYLRQRYNANSQLPLMRRQTAIATDVINKAKREFKYTLKKEEKKEIRKQVKAMMGSDNLRVLYKGFYDWLENPEMFQYAKRSTFEYSDLFPLMYLKIQLEGVDSFGKVKHLIVDEMQDYTAVQYAVLSRLFPCNKTILGDANQNVNPYSSTSSEDIQNIFSESDAVTLTKSYRSTYEITKFTQQISPRADVDPVERYGEEPVVLAFDKTRDEHKAILENVREFEASDQNTLGILCKTQKQAKKLHRYLKKHTENIHLLSPGSNVLESGVLITSSHLAKGLEFDRVIVPYVDHKNYKTEVDRSMLYIACTRAMHKLMVTHTGSVSSFIE
- a CDS encoding aspartate aminotransferase family protein, which encodes MIKEVIDKLKSSRKSESERLLERRRAVVANGVGVFNTATVASAYGATITDVDGKEWIDFAGGIGVVNAGHCPESVVEAIQEQAAKYIHTSFNVVTYEPYLELCEKLIEILPHGKETKAMLVSTGAEAVENAIKIARQATKRQAVLCYTGAFHGRTMMAMTLTSKIDYKRNCGPFAPEVYRLPFPNYYRYNRKGDMDEFVNHELKRLHESSRNVVDPDNLAAIIIEPVQGEGGINPAPAKYLEGLRKFCDAHGIMLIFDEVQSGFGRTGNWASWQNYGITPDISTYAKSLGSGMPIAAVLGKKEVMDAAAPGTIGGTYIGNPVCCAAALATIEYMKEIDLNKRGVEVGKIIRARLEKLQDKCPQIGDVRGLGAFLAVEFVKNGDPRQPDGEITGNIVKACAERGLVLLSAGTHKNVLRILSPLVISDDQLEKGLQHS